One Tachypleus tridentatus isolate NWPU-2018 chromosome 3, ASM421037v1, whole genome shotgun sequence DNA window includes the following coding sequences:
- the LOC143245969 gene encoding O-acyltransferase like protein-like — protein MEAQKFENVPEALSKSINHLGCYCVGLLAGYALARKKLTNVSKIILALGWISSMFSFMSVIYGMYDWNRGIEGSTAVALMYAGLHRPVWAAAVAWLILMCVTGRGSVINTLLSWKPFISLDRLTYMVYLIHHVIVYVYNGYVRNLINTKEITIAYIMFGHILLSYLISAICVLLVESPFFAIRQKFLSRSRGRKLVTQTTNDEATGDTELVEKTIVRNGGACHS, from the exons atggaAGCAC AGAAGTTTGAAAATGTCCCAGAAGCGTTATCCAAATCCATAAACCACTTGGGCTGTTACTGTGTTGGATTATTAGCCGGATATGCCTTAGCTAGGAAGAAGTTAACCAACGTGTCAAAG ATAATTCTAGCTTTAGGTTGGATTTCTTCAATGTTCTCTTTTATGTCTGTCATCTATGGTATGTACGACTGGAACAGGggtatagagggcagcactgctGTGGCACTGATGTATGCAGGATTACACCGTCCTGTCTGGGCTGCCGCTGTTGCATGGCTTATTTTGATGTGTGTCACCGGTCGTGGAA gTGTTATTAATACTCTGTTGTCGTGGAAACCATTCATATCCTTAGACCGACTAACATACATGGTCTATCTAATTCATCACGTGATTGTGTACGTTTACAATGGTTACGTAAGAAACCTCATAAATACGAAGGAAATTACAATc GCCTACATAATGTTCGGTCATATTTTATTATCCTATCTTATCTCTGCTATCTGTGTCCTACTTGTGGAATCTCCATTTTTCGCAATCCGGCAAAAATTTTTGTCTCGGTCGAGAGGCCGGAAACTTGTTACTCAAACCACAAATGACGAAGCCACGGGTGATACGGAGCTAGTTGAAAAGACTATTGTACGTAATGGAGGTGCATGTCATTCTTAG